The segment CGTCACGCATCGGCGCGGTGCAACCTTCGAGGTACGAGACGTAGCTGCCCTTTTCGGCAACGATCAGCGTGCGTTCGAACTGGCCGGTATTTTCCGCGTTGATGCGGAAATAGGTGCTCAGTTCCATCGGGCAGCGTACGCCCTCGGGAATGTAGACGAAGGTGCCGTCCGAAAAGACCGCGCAGTTGAGCGTCGCGAAATAATTGTCGTGCTGCGGCACGACCTTGCCCAGCCACTTCTTCACCAGTTCGGGGAATTCGCGGATCGCTTCGGAGATCGAGCGGAAGATGACGCCCGCTTCCTCAAGCTCCTTGCGGAAGGTGGTTGCCACCGAAACGCTGTCGAACACCGCGTCGACGGCCACCTTGCGCGCGCCCTTTACGCCCGCGAGCACTTCCTGCTCGGCGATCGGGATACCCAGCTTCTGATAGGTGGCGAGAATCTCGGGATCGAGTTCATCGAGCGAATTGAGCTCGGCCTTCTTCTTGGGCTCGGCGTAATAATAGGCGTCCTGATAGTCGATCGGCGGGATCGACAGCATCGCCCAGTCGGGCGTCTCCATCGTCTGCCACAGGCGAAACGCCTTCAGCCGCCATTCGAGCATCCATTCGGGCTCGTTCTTCTTGGCGGAAATGAAGCGCACAGTGTCTTCGTTCAGCCCCTTGGGCGCGAATTCCTGTTCGACATCGCTCGAAAAGCCCCATTCATACTGGCTCAGCTTTTCGGCGGCGGCGAGCGCCTCGGCATTCTTGGTGGCCATCAAATACTGCTCCGGGAAAGTGTGGCGAGGTTCACGCCAGCAAGCGCGCCCCGCACCGCGCCGTTCACCGCCGCAAGGTGCGGCTTGACGCGGCAATCTGATTCAAGCGCGCAGTCATGCGCGCCGTGTTCGGCACAGGCCGTCATCGCGATCGGCCCTTCGACGGCTTCGATCACATCGACAAGGCTGATCGCGGCGGGCGGCCGCGCCAGCCGGATGCCCCCGCCCGTGCCACGGCTCGATTCGAGCAGCCCGGCGGCGGCCAGCCGGCTCACCAGCTTCTGTGCGGTGGGAAGCGGAATGCCCGTCTCGGCCGACAGCGTCGTCGCGGTGATCTTCGCCTGCCCGCAATGACGCGCGGCAGCCGACATCATCACAACGGCATAATCGGCTAGACTCGAAAGACGCATGGCTTCCTTGTTCCGGCACGCGGCCCAAGGCCCTGCGCGCACAATCGGACTGATTCGTTCCGATTGCCATATGGCGACGCAGCGCCGCCGGATCAAGGCACCATATGGCGGGGCCTGCAAAGCCCCGCTTTCACCCTTTCAGTCGATCAGAGCCGGCCAAAGGTGTCGCACTGCGCCGGATCACCCGTCTCATAGCCACGTTTCAGCCACTGCATGCGCTGTTCGGACGTGCCATGGGTAAAGCTTTCGGGCACCGGACGGCGGCCCGCCGAACGCTGCAGCGTATCGTCGCCGATCGCATTGGCGGCGGTCAGCCCTTCCTCGAGGTCGCCCGGCTCCATCAGGTTGCGGTCGTTCTTCGCCCAGACCCCGGCAAAGCAGTCGGCCTGCAACTCCATCTTCACCTGCAGCGCATTGCCCTCAGCCTCGCTCGCCCGCGACTGCGCCTGGCGCACCTTGTCGGCGATGCCGGTGATCGTCTGGACATGATGGCCCACCTCGTGCGCGATCACATAAGCCCCGGCGAAATCGCCCTTGGCGCCAAAGCGGTTGGCCAGCTCGTCGAAAAAGCTCACATCCAGATAGATGCGGTGATCGGCCGGGCAATAGAACGGCCCCATCGCCGCCATCGCCGCGCCGCAGCCCGAACGGTCATTGTCCGAATAAAAGACCAGAACCGGCTTTTCATAGGTCTGGCCCTGCGCCGCGAACATGTCGGTCCAGCGGCGTTCGGTGGAACCGAGCACCTTCAGGATGGTGCTGCGCATCTGCGGGTCGATGGTCGATCCGCCGGTGTCGCCCGCCGGCGGCGCGATCTGGCCCGTGGGCGCCTGCTGCACCCCGCCATTGTCGAGCCCGCCGATCAGTTGCAGCGGATTGATGCCAAAGATCAGCGCCGCCACCAGCAGGATCACGATCGTGCCGCACCCCATCTTGCCGCCGCCCAGCCGCAATCCGCCGCCGCCCATGGGGAACCCCATGCCGCCGCGCCCGCTGGTGCGGTCTTCGAAGCTGGTGCTTTCCTGTTCGTCGTCAAGCCGCACGGACCATCCCCTTCTGACGCAGTTTCGCAAATGGTGATGACGCAAAATTCCGGGTTGAGCAATGCGCCCGCACAAGCGCGGCCTTGCCCTTGCGGCAAACGCCATCCCGGTACAACAATACCGCCGCATATCATCCGTTGCCGTTCGGCAAACAAAAATATCGACAAAGAGAAAGGTGCCCCATGTTCCTGAAAGG is part of the Sphingomonas sp. C3-2 genome and harbors:
- the sufB gene encoding Fe-S cluster assembly protein SufB, translated to MATKNAEALAAAEKLSQYEWGFSSDVEQEFAPKGLNEDTVRFISAKKNEPEWMLEWRLKAFRLWQTMETPDWAMLSIPPIDYQDAYYYAEPKKKAELNSLDELDPEILATYQKLGIPIAEQEVLAGVKGARKVAVDAVFDSVSVATTFRKELEEAGVIFRSISEAIREFPELVKKWLGKVVPQHDNYFATLNCAVFSDGTFVYIPEGVRCPMELSTYFRINAENTGQFERTLIVAEKGSYVSYLEGCTAPMRDENQLHAAVVELVALDDAEIKYSTVQNWYPGDAEGKGGIYNFVTKRALCQGKNSKVSWTQVETGSAITWKYPSCVLAGENSVGEFYSVAVTNNHQQADTGTKMIHLGKNSRSTIVSKGISAGVSNNTYRGLVRVGPTAENVRNFTQCDSLLLGDKCGAHTVPYIEVKNPSAQIEHEATTSKISDDQMFYAMQRGLDQESAVALIVNGFAKEVLQQLPMEFAVEAQKLLGISLEGSVG
- a CDS encoding Rrf2 family transcriptional regulator; the encoded protein is MRLSSLADYAVVMMSAAARHCGQAKITATTLSAETGIPLPTAQKLVSRLAAAGLLESSRGTGGGIRLARPPAAISLVDVIEAVEGPIAMTACAEHGAHDCALESDCRVKPHLAAVNGAVRGALAGVNLATLSRSSI
- a CDS encoding neutral zinc metallopeptidase, with translation MRLDDEQESTSFEDRTSGRGGMGFPMGGGGLRLGGGKMGCGTIVILLVAALIFGINPLQLIGGLDNGGVQQAPTGQIAPPAGDTGGSTIDPQMRSTILKVLGSTERRWTDMFAAQGQTYEKPVLVFYSDNDRSGCGAAMAAMGPFYCPADHRIYLDVSFFDELANRFGAKGDFAGAYVIAHEVGHHVQTITGIADKVRQAQSRASEAEGNALQVKMELQADCFAGVWAKNDRNLMEPGDLEEGLTAANAIGDDTLQRSAGRRPVPESFTHGTSEQRMQWLKRGYETGDPAQCDTFGRL